From a region of the Triticum aestivum cultivar Chinese Spring chromosome 7D, IWGSC CS RefSeq v2.1, whole genome shotgun sequence genome:
- the LOC123163714 gene encoding vacuolar iron transporter 1-like, giving the protein MDSVGEGREQPMLEEISSHKEHHFTAGEVVRDVIMGVSDGLTVPFALAAGLSGASAPSSLVLTAGLAEVAAGAISMGLGGYLAAKSEADHYERELRREQEEIIAVPEIEAAEIGEIMSQYGLEPHEYGPVVMGLRRKPQAWLEFMMRFELGLEKPDPRRALQSALTIALSYVVGGLVPLMPYMLLPTAHDAMLTSVVVTLAALFFFGYVKGRFTGSRPLFSALQTTFIGAVASAAAYGIAKVVQV; this is encoded by the exons ATGGACAGTGTTGGTGAGGGACGGGAGCAGCCGATGTTGGAGGAGATCAGCAGCCACAAGGAGCATCACTTCACGGCCGGAGAGGTGGTGCGGGACGTCATCATGGGCGTGTCCGACGGCCTTACCGTGCCCTTCGCCCTCGCCGCGGGGCTCTCAGGTGCGAGCGCTCCATCCTCGCTCGTCCTCACCGCCGGCCTTGCCGAGGTCGCAGCAGGGGCCATCTCCATGGGACTCGGGGG GTACCTGGCGGCTAAGAGCGAAGCAGACCATTATGAGCGGGAGTTAAGAAGGGAGCAAGAGGAGATTATCGCGGTCCCTGAAATTG AGGCTGCTGAGATCGGAGAGATCATGTCGCAGTATGGGCTCGAACCCCATGAGTATGGCCCTGTGGTGATGGGCTTGCGTAGGAAACCGCAAGCCTGGCTCGAGTTCATGATGAG GTTTGAATTGGGCCTCGAGAAGCCAGACCCTAGAAGAGCCCTGCAGAGCGCTCTCACGATAGCGCTCTCCTATGTTGTCGGCGGGCTGGTCCCACTCATGCCCTACATGCTCCTTCCCACTGCTCACGACGCAATGCTCACATCGGTCGTGGTCACGCTTGCCGCGCTCTTCTTTTTTGGCTATGTCAAAGGCCGCTTCACTGGAAGCCGCCCACTCTTCAGTGCTCTCCAGACTACTTTTATCGGTGCCGTTGCTTCTGCTGCAGCATACGGAATCGCCAAAGTTGTGCAAGTTTGA